agcgaggaggaggaggaggagaggggggtgCCCGTACCCCAGGGACAGACAGGGCTAGGGGGCCGCGGGAGGCACCCCCGGGATGGGTGAGGGGTTCGTCCCCGGGGAAGGGCCCGGCCACGGCGGCACGTGGCACCGGCTGCGCCTCGGCCGGCGTCGGGCCCCGGCTGAACCCGGGgaagggggcggcggggcccggcacCGCGGACCGGGGGGAACCGCCACCCCCGGCGCGGGGGGATGGGGCCGGGCTGGGCgagcagctcccacccagcccagTGCGGAGCCCGGCCCTCTCCTCCGGCCGGAGCCCCGGGAGGCCGGCGGGCCCGGTGCTGCCCCAGCCGGAGACacagggcggcggcggcaccgtCCCGTTCTCCCCGTtgggggcggcggggcgaggCGCGGGGGGCTCTAACCGGCTGGGCCGGTAACGCCCGCGGGGGACAGGGGGTCCGGGCCGGGCGCGGGGGCGTGCTGGCCGGGCCGGGAGCGGCcgcgggggaagggggggggggggggtgagagccccggccccgcgcgggGGAAGCGGCGAGTAACCGGCCGCGGGGGAGGGGGTGCCGTGCCCCGCTCCCGCCCAGCAACCGGCCGCGGGGGTCCCAGCTGGCCAAGGGGGCGCGGCCGGTACCCggtcccagtccctcccagcccccgAGCGCGGGGGGAGACCCCGATCCCCGGTACCGGCCgcgagggaaggggaggagtcCCGGTACCGGCCACAGGGCCAGCGTGGCAGCGCGTCCCCGCTTACCCGGTGGAGGCCGTGCGCCGCGAAGCCGCATAGCAGCCGCGGCCGCCCGGGGCTCGGGCTGCGGCGGGGCCAGGGTGCGCTCGGTGCCCGCAcggctgctgctctccccgcGGGCGGGCGGTGGGGCCCGGCGCCGCCCCGCCCCTTCTCTCCATTGGCCCGCCGCGCCCGCTCCGCCCCGCGctgccccgccccgctcctccaTTGgcccgccgcgcccgccgcgccccgccccgcctcccCATTGGCCCGCCGTCGCCGCCGCATGCAAATGTCGcgcgcggcggggccgcggaGCCGGGCGGGAGCGCAGCCGCAGCGCCGCCTCGCGGCCGGGCGGGGAAGCGCAGCCGTGCAGGGCGCGGCCCCTTTAAGAGCCCCGCGGCAGCGGAGGCAGCGCGGAGGGCGGAATTTAGAGGGGCCGCGCCTCCGGCAGCCGCTGAGCTCCGGTACTAGGGGCTCCCCGCACCCGCtgcactcactcactcactcacacGCACgcacatacacaaacacaccccccccggtgaccccgccccggcccccgctgCGCCCCGGGGCGGGGCTCCCTGCGGCCCCGCCTCCCCGTGACGCCACTTCCTGCGGGGGACGCGGAGGCCCCGGTGCCGggtcgggccgggccgagcGGGCCATGGTGGTGCTGCGGGGCGGCGCGGGCCCTGAGGAGCCTTACCCGTGAGTGCGGGGCcccggggctgggcgggggcCTGCCCCGTGGGGCGGCCGGGGGCCTGCCGGATCTTGTCCGTGGGCCCGGCTGCGGCTTCGGTCCTTGGCCCGTCAGTGTGGCCGCGgccccgtccctgtcccccttCCCACCGCCAGCACCCGCCGGTTCCTCCTGCAGTCTCCGGGCAGCGCTTGTCTGCCGGCTCCTCGCCCCCGGAGGGGACCCCTGAAAGCGCctcagcggggccggggggagcggcgggagggggcggctgCGGCGTCCCGGGAGAGGTGTTACCCCATCGAACCGGAGCAGGAAAGCGCCTGGGCCCGGAGGCGGCCGTGTCAGAGGCAGGAGACCGCGATTAGGATAATGGGCTAATTAGTGTTTACCCCACCGAAGGTCACGGGTGCTCCCCGGGGACACCGGCAGCGCAGTGGCGATGTGCCACGGTGCATCCGGGCCCTCGGGTGACCCGGTCCCGCTGGGCTCAGCCCCGTgtgccgggccgggctgggctgctCCCACCGCGGGGGAGCCCCgaccggggctggggggggagatGCTGCCCGGCGAGCCGAGCCCGCTGCTCCTAGCCTGGGGCAATGGGGGGGCTCAGGACCGGGCTGCCCAGAGCCGTGCCACGACAGCCGGGAGCCGATGGGGTGGTTCTGCCCGACGGGGCTTCTTCTTCATGGATGCAGCAGGCCCGTCTGGCAGCGGTGGCTTTGCTTGGAGTGTTGGTGCCATGTCCCACTTGCTAAATGATAAATAATAGGAACTGGTTAAAAATCCCCGTTTTGGGAACAAGAGGCTTCTTGTTCCTTGCGTGGAAATGAGAACTGGGGGAGAAGCCGCTAAACTTGCTGTGCGGTggccctggagctgctgggccCGTCTCCCTGGGGGTCGGTGTTTGCTCTGGTCCCCAGGGAATGAGCTCTGCTGGGACCCTGCTCCCTGGGGGTGGCAGTGGCCGTGGCAGCCTTGACGTGGCTTGCACGGGCAGGGCTCCCGACGCTGGAGTTACCGTTAAGGGAATGAAAGTGGAGCTCGTCCGAAACCGGCTGCTCGTTCCTGGCTGGGCACCTGATGCTGTAAAGCCCGGCTGTGCTGGCGCCGGCCTAAGGTCACTGTCATCTGTGAGTCTCCCGGGCTGAAAACTAATCCCGCAGCTCTGCTGAGTGCCGGCGGGCAGAGGTGGCAGCGCCAAACAGCAGACGTGGCAGCACAGAGTGCCGAGGCGGGGTGCCAGGCACGCAAGCACACGCCAGGCAGCCTCCGCACCGCCGCAAACGGCCCTGGAGGCTTTGGGGAACGAGAGGCGcgtgcagctcagcagctgttCTGCCGCTgaggagctggggctgtgccTGTCCGAGGTCCAAGCCTTGGTGCGGGGCAGGGGAGCGCCAGGCTGGCGGGTCCCGGCAGCACTGAGGGTGCTCCCACCCTAGTGACACTTGcacagctatttttaatatcttttctcccccccctctTGAGGATGAAACCTCCCTGTGGTCCCACTACCCTGAGATAGGGCTCCCCGTCTATGAAAACAGGGTAAATATTTACTGTGCGTTGCCTCGGGCCCCTTCCCTTTGCAGGGCTCCTTCTGTGGTGCGGCTATCCCAGGGCCATGCCGGTGAGCCGTGACGGCTCCTGGTAGTGCCGGGCTTGCAGCTGCCGAGCTCTGTATACTCAAACCTCTGAACTGGGGCCTGCAGTAAGGTGACTCcctctatattttttttttttttttaaaccacctTTGTATCAAAAGTTGACCTGTGAGCCCTGGTCGCTCTCTGTTTGCAGCTTGGGTTACAGCTCCCCACCCGTCTGTTAGTCATCGCCAGGGATAcgtgtgtctcttttttttttttttttttttttttctttcttccaaggCCACCTCTGCCACTGTTTTCCCTTCagctggaaggggaagaggtgggattttcctccctgccagcagcagaagccCATCGCTGCCTCTGTCCAGGGGAgggggagtaaaaaaaaaaaaaaaaaatcaaggcttTGGTGTGGGTAAGCAGCTGGCCACCTTCCCAGGCCAGCTAGCTGTAATCAGGCAGCACAGCCCGCTCTGCCTCAGCTGCTGAGGATGGCTGTGCCAGCGCCTGATTGTCGTGCCAGCTCTCCCCCGAGCCCCAGGGCGCTGGAAAGGAGGGGTCCAGGTGGGGACACGGCAGGGACAGCCATGCCTGGCAGGGACCGGCCCCATGGAAGGGGCGAGACGTGGTGCCGCTGTGGCAGCAGTCCGGTGGTGGTGCAGCTGCCCTTCCAGCTCGGCGCGTACCGTCGTGtgggggtggtttgttttggtgatgttgGTTTTCTCGCCCACCTTTTGCTGTGCTAAAGGAAATCCACACAAACCGGAGGGGAAGCTGCGATGCAGAGGCTTTAGCAAAGAACAAGCGAAAAGATAGTGAAACTTCCTGTCTTTGGCGGAGTTTTTGTGAACTTTGAAACCAAAGTGGTTGTGTTACATGTCCAGTGAGCTTCTCGCTCATCGCTTGGTTTAGTTTTCACATGAAATTTTCTAAGTTTTATGGTAGTTACTAAATCGCACATATGTCTAAGTAACACCCTGACGAGAGCATTGTTATCAACAGAAGCCAAACGCCTCTGGGCCCACCCGGGAGCGGTGCAGCCTTTCTCCCGGGGGCTGTAGCTTTATGGCAGTGAAGGCTCTTGCTGCTGGGACCAGCAGGCTCGTTACCCGTTGCCTGctctgggtggtgctggggcagctggtgtctctgctccGGGCCCTGCCAGCTTGTGGCTGGTGGTTATATGGTGATTATATGGCCAGGGCGGGCATTACCACTGCCTTTGATGATCGGGCAATAGGGCCGTGAGGCTGTTAGCTGTGTCCGGAGGGGTACGGGGCCCCACGGAGGAGGATGCTGTGCCCGTGGCACTAATGCTGATGGCTGATGCTTTGCCTCCCCCATCATCCCCACCGTGGGCTCTCCGCATGCAGCTCCCTGTCCTCATGCTGCCATAGCTGTTCCGGGGCCTGGGGGGTCTCAGGTGGGCTCAGTCCCCTCTGCCCTGTGTCCCTGCAGGAGGATAGAGGACTGCCTGCCCCCACTGGAGGATTCCCCGTCCAAGAGGTTCTCCCCCTCCAAGCGAAAGCAGTATTATATCAACAAGGCCATCCGCAACTCGGACCTCATCCCCAGGGCCAAGGGGCGCAAgagcctgcagaggctggagaaCAGTAAGGACTCGGGGCGGGCTCCAAGCACTGACTCTTCCCTGGGCTGAGTCTCTTCCCCAGGCAGGTGCTGCTGCCCCTAAACCCTCCGCTGCCTGGCAAgcaggggggtgctgggggcacagGGCTTCTCTGAGGGCACTGCCTTCCCTCTCAGGGGCTTTGCTCTCTTCCCTCCTAGCTCGCTACCTGATGACACTTCTGGAGCGAGATGAATGCGGGAGTGACGAGGGAGAGCTTGCCCACTCTGCCACCCCAAGCATCTTCACCGAGGCCTGTAACAACGAGACTTATGTGGAAGTAGGTGCAGCCGCCCGCTGCTTGGGGCTCGTTGGggaggccctggcacagcatGTGCGGTTCTGGTAGTGCGTGGTGTCCAAACCTCATTCCTCCAGCCCAAGCACCCTCTGCCTCCCCGGCCTGAGCTGCTATGCCCTAGCTCCTCCATGATGTTAGAGTTGGGGACGGTGTCTGTGCGCCCAGTGCCCGGCTGCCACCTTGTGTGCCAGAGGGAGATCATGTCCTGGGGCCCCTGGTCCCCCAGCCTGTGGGCTGGGGGATCTCTGGGCAGATTCTTGCAGAGGATCCGCATAAACATGTGGTGCAGGGGTTGGGTCCTGCTCAGAGCCTGGCCGGGCCGGCTTaatggaggctgctgctgcccctagCAGTGCCCTGAGCGCCGCCCAGTGCCCCAACGTACAGCATTGTACCTGTGGAGTGACTGACACAGGGTGAGCTGCAGCACTTCTCTGAAACAGGCCCCTTGCCCAACCCCTCTGTTGCTTCACGCTGCCCAGCCCGTGTTACAACACTAGCTCCGTAACCGGGTGTTTTGAAACGTGCCTTCTCTCCTGTTTGATGCTCGGGGCTTTGGCTGCAGAGCGACCTGCACGGTCTGCATGTGTactcctggctctgcagagctcttcTCTCACTCATCCAAGCCAGGCTTAGGAAGCCTGATGTAGACCTGGGTTTGAGCTGGATTGCATGGATAGGCTGTTACAGTGCCAGCTCTCGGACTCCCAGTAACCTTTGTATGTTGGCTCCAAGTGTTAAATCTGCATCTCCTCCCAAAGCGGCTGTTACAAGCTTTAACAGACGATCAGGAGCTGGAGAGACACAGAGAAAGGTTGTCACTGCTGTGGCCTGTTCCtctgtgctggctggggcagcgtCGCAGCTGCggagctctgcccagccccattcatttccttctccaagctgctgttcctgctctgcttgggccatccctggggacaggggggtgaggaggaggctCCCGGGGTGCCAGGTGGGCTCAGGGTGGCCATGCACCACCGGGTGCTCCCCAGAGACCTCTGCAGCGGGGTGTGGTGGTTTGTGTTGTCAGATCTGGAACGACTTCATGAACCGGTCAGGAGAAGAGCAAGAGCGAGTCCTGCTCTACCTGGAGGAGGAGGCCAGGAAGAAGCACAAGAGGAAGCTGCCTGTCAAGAACAAAGATGAGTGGAAAGGTGCTGGGAGGGGATGCTGGGTGGGGAGAgcctctccctttcttcccttgcaTGTGTTTTGAGAAGGGCACTCTTCTCCCAAGGGCTGCGTCCCTCTCCCTGCGCCATCCACTCATGGTGGGGCTTGGGGATGTCTGAGCTACCCCCTCAGGTGCTGCAGTGATtgcaaacccccaaatctcaGCACCATCCAAATGCTCCTTTGCTGGGGAGGGTGTTCCTGGTCCAGGGGTGACTTTGGGCAGATCCATGAACATGGGAGGTGGCCAGCTGGGCTCCTCCGGAGTGGCCAGGGGGACATCGGGCTCCTTCCAAGAGGCAATGCCGTGTGGCTGTGGCCAGAGCTGTCCCGTGGGCACTGGGGATGTGAGCCGTGTCCCAAGTCccttctgtcttctctctgctgGCTCCAGAGCACCCTGCCTACACACCCAAGGAGTGTTTCCAGCGCATCAGCCGTCGCCTGCGCTCCACCCTGAAGCGGGGCAGGATCCCCATGGTGAgccgggagctgctgggggCGGCGGGactggggcaggctgggctcTGGCTGCCAGCGTCCTGCATGCAGCTTCATCTGGAGCCGTGTCCCGAGGGCTGTCCCCTGACCTCATGCACGTTCGCTGAGCCAGACGAGTGCCGAATTTCAGATGAGCTCCTGGGCAACGTGCTCTAGTTCTCATATGACCTTTGCAGTGGTGGCTGATTGCAAACAGACATTCAGCTCCCTGTGCAGATGGGTTTTCCTGGCTCAGTTCAGATTTTTCTGGCAGTTACAGGACACTTTTACGGGGTTGTTTCCCAGTCTCTGCCTGGTGAGCAGCAGGTGACGGGGAAACCCAGTGTGTTTGCCCACAGGGGCAGCAGCGGAGCCTTTGGGTTCTTCCAAATAGTCCACACGAGGCTATTTGGAAAAActcaaatgcattttgaaagggGTCAAGCTGTATAAACGGCTGAGCGGACAATTAATTCTGAACAGAGAGGCAAGTGTGGCCTTGTGCCGCCTGGCTcagggagctgagctgccaCGTGCAGCCTCTGTGCCGCACTGCCTGCCCAGGCACTTGTTCTCCTGGGCCCTGAGGGTGCCTggctccctgctccctcttctcaatggtgctgttttcctgctctgtttgtttttcttgctctaATTAGAGTCTCTGAAAGCAGCCTCGGCTCCTCCTGCCCGCTGGCTTCTGCTCAATTTGTTCTCAAATGAGacttgcttctgctgcttgtcTCTGGGGTCATGGTGCTCTGGAGAGCTGCATCGAGTTGATCTTTGCCTGTCGGGAGAAAAGGAGATGCGAGGCACAAGGCTTTCCTGGCTGCTGCCGCTCTGAACGTGAGGGACGATGCCAGCCCTTGGCACACAAAGTATGGAGCTGGCAGGGGATGGATTCTTCCCCGCCTTGGGCACTGGAAAGGGGAGATGTCTCCTCTCCTTGTGCCTTCCTGCCATCTCGCAGCCAGATGACTTGCCTGTGAGCTGTTGGCGGTAACTCCTTGGGAGCTGGAGGCCCCGTCGTGCTGGGTCTGTGCAGATGTGGCAGGGAGGGCGGTTGTGGTCACAAAGTGCCAGTGGCTCGGCCTGGCCCCAGCTGGGACAGCGGCTCCTCAAAGGCAAAGCGTGGGCACTGCGAGGGGCACAGAGCTGCATGGGGCAGGTGGCTTTGCCCACGTTGGGGTACACCCGGCAAGTGCCGGCTCCCCTTGCCCAGCTCCTTGCTCTCACCTGTTGCCACAGGGTCTGAGCAGGGTCTGGCCGCCACTGCCCCCTCGCTGACAGCCCCTGCTTCTCCTTACAGGGCACGCTGGAGGgcctggaggaggagctgctggcctTCTTCTCCGTCACCCCTCACTCCGTCTACACAGCGCTGATGGACAACAGGTATTCCTCCCCCTCGAGCTCTGCAGAGCATCGCCTCTCCCCGCAGAGCGGAGGACGGGGTCCCAAGCTGTACATACCCCACACATGGGGGTTC
This window of the Grus americana isolate bGruAme1 chromosome 28, bGruAme1.mat, whole genome shotgun sequence genome carries:
- the R3HDM4 gene encoding R3H domain-containing protein 4, with amino-acid sequence MVVLRGGAGPEEPYPRIEDCLPPLEDSPSKRFSPSKRKQYYINKAIRNSDLIPRAKGRKSLQRLENTRYLMTLLERDECGSDEGELAHSATPSIFTEACNNETYVEIWNDFMNRSGEEQERVLLYLEEEARKKHKRKLPVKNKDEWKEHPAYTPKECFQRISRRLRSTLKRGRIPMGTLEGLEEELLAFFSVTPHSVYTALMDNSFERLLLHALCQYMDLISASSDIEGKRQMKVSNKHHVFLPPELLLSDYLGQMS